From a region of the Gemmatimonas aurantiaca genome:
- a CDS encoding D-glycerate dehydrogenase: MSGVTHGARPRVIVTRRMPESMESYVTAHYDAQLNATDTPFTAEQLVDALQQADIVVTTVTDKWLPSILGTAGLRAKLLANVGVGVNHIALDAARAAGLHVSNTPDVVTDDTADVAIALMLMVMRRLGEGERHLRTGIWGGLRPTFMLGRTVRGKTLGIVGYGRIGRAVARAAHDAFGMKILYHAPRDPRIDDPATAGPADAERVSSLEELLQRSDVVSLHCPATPETRHLINATTLGYMPAHAYLVNTARGDVIDEAALTEALEAGRIAGAGLDVYEFEPRVTAKLMTLENAVLAPHLGSATIETRTNMGMRAMANVDAFAQGRELPDRVV; encoded by the coding sequence GTGAGCGGCGTGACCCATGGCGCCCGCCCTCGTGTGATCGTCACGCGCAGGATGCCGGAATCGATGGAGTCGTACGTCACCGCGCACTACGACGCCCAGCTCAACGCCACCGACACGCCCTTCACGGCCGAACAACTGGTCGACGCGTTGCAGCAGGCGGACATCGTGGTCACCACGGTCACCGACAAATGGCTGCCGTCCATTCTTGGCACAGCGGGTCTTCGCGCGAAACTGCTGGCCAACGTGGGCGTGGGCGTGAATCACATCGCGCTCGACGCGGCGCGGGCCGCTGGTCTGCATGTGAGCAATACGCCCGATGTCGTCACCGACGACACCGCCGATGTGGCCATCGCGCTCATGCTCATGGTGATGCGGCGGCTGGGGGAAGGCGAACGCCATCTGCGCACGGGCATCTGGGGCGGACTGCGTCCCACGTTCATGCTGGGCCGCACCGTACGGGGCAAGACACTGGGCATCGTGGGGTACGGCCGGATCGGACGCGCCGTCGCACGCGCCGCACACGATGCCTTCGGCATGAAGATTCTCTACCACGCTCCGCGTGATCCCCGCATCGACGATCCGGCCACGGCCGGGCCGGCCGACGCGGAACGGGTGAGCAGCCTCGAAGAGCTGCTCCAGCGCTCCGATGTGGTGTCGCTGCACTGTCCCGCCACGCCGGAAACACGGCATCTCATCAATGCCACCACGCTCGGATACATGCCCGCGCATGCCTATCTCGTGAACACCGCGCGCGGGGACGTCATCGATGAAGCGGCGCTCACGGAAGCACTCGAAGCGGGCCGCATTGCCGGCGCGGGACTCGACGTGTACGAGTTCGAACCACGGGTCACCGCGAAACTGATGACGCTGGAGAACGCCGTGCTTGCGCCCCATCTCGGCAGTGCCACCATCGAAACACGGACCAACATGGGGATGCGGGCGATGGCCAATGTCGATGCCTTCGCGCAGGGACGGGAGTTGCCTGACCGGGTGGTGTGA
- a CDS encoding alpha/beta hydrolase-fold protein has protein sequence MSPLVHAGLDESRQQPVPTMAGSLLHFAGVHSRFLSHPHDVTVMLPPEYDEHPDQRYPVLYLHDGQNVFDDLPMSPFGVQWGVDTTARALIHARVIEPIIIVAIGNAGRDRIDEYTPTRDSMHDAGGDADRYGQMLVYEIKPWVDRQWRTRRGPRDTGLAGSSLGGLLTLHLGLTHPAVFGKLGLLSPSVWWDDRWIVRQLAATNTRRPDLRIWLDVGTAEHRMLRGTRLLYRMLLRQGWRIGEDLHYMEAEGALHDERAWGERTGLFLRFLFPALVSDAVIASTMSSGMT, from the coding sequence ATGTCCCCGCTCGTCCACGCCGGCCTCGATGAGTCCCGGCAGCAGCCTGTGCCCACCATGGCCGGCTCGCTGCTGCATTTTGCCGGCGTGCACTCCCGTTTTCTGTCACATCCGCACGATGTGACGGTGATGTTGCCACCGGAGTACGACGAGCACCCCGATCAGCGGTATCCGGTGCTCTATCTGCACGACGGGCAGAATGTGTTCGACGATCTGCCGATGTCGCCGTTCGGCGTGCAGTGGGGGGTGGACACGACCGCCCGGGCGCTCATCCATGCCCGGGTGATCGAGCCCATCATCATCGTGGCCATCGGCAATGCCGGCCGCGACCGTATCGACGAGTACACGCCCACCCGTGACAGCATGCACGATGCGGGTGGCGATGCCGATCGCTACGGACAGATGCTGGTGTACGAGATCAAACCGTGGGTGGACCGGCAATGGCGCACACGTCGTGGTCCACGCGACACCGGCCTCGCCGGCAGTTCCCTGGGCGGGCTGCTCACGCTGCACCTCGGTCTCACACACCCGGCCGTGTTCGGAAAACTCGGCTTGTTGAGCCCCAGCGTCTGGTGGGACGATCGCTGGATCGTGCGGCAGCTGGCGGCGACCAACACCCGTCGTCCCGATCTGCGCATCTGGCTGGACGTGGGCACGGCGGAACATCGCATGCTGCGCGGCACACGGTTGCTCTATCGCATGCTGCTGCGGCAGGGATGGCGCATCGGCGAGGATCTCCACTACATGGAGGCCGAGGGTGCGTTGCACGATGAACGCGCCTGGGGCGAGCGCACCGGACTCTTTCTGCGTTTCCTGTTTCCTGCACTCGTATCGGACGCCGTCATCGCCTCGACCATGTCTTCCGGAATGACCTGA
- a CDS encoding DUF2461 domain-containing protein, with protein MDGFTQFSPKAFTFLRGLAKNNRKEWFEAHRTDYEQYLKLPLAQLIEEMDVQLASFAPEIIGSPKKSAFRIHRDVRFSKDKSPYKTHVACWFYHRDAGHGVGGEAAHGGAGFYFHLAPEGCFCGGGIWMPPRPALAKIRQCLVDDLEGWEELVKNRGFRKRFGDLDTEGMLTRPPRGFTAEHPAATWLRYQSFTAGCPLTVDEVTSPRLPQTLARHFSAMTPFVRWLNDALGLAPSTRR; from the coding sequence ATGGACGGATTCACGCAATTCTCACCGAAAGCCTTCACCTTTCTGCGCGGGCTGGCGAAGAACAACCGCAAGGAATGGTTCGAGGCACATCGCACCGACTACGAGCAGTATCTCAAGCTGCCGCTCGCGCAACTCATCGAGGAGATGGACGTGCAGCTCGCGTCCTTCGCGCCCGAGATCATCGGATCGCCGAAGAAGTCCGCGTTCCGCATTCATCGCGACGTGCGCTTCAGCAAGGACAAGTCGCCGTACAAGACACACGTGGCCTGCTGGTTCTATCATCGCGACGCGGGACACGGCGTCGGCGGTGAGGCGGCCCATGGCGGTGCGGGATTTTACTTTCACCTCGCGCCCGAGGGCTGTTTCTGCGGCGGCGGGATCTGGATGCCTCCACGTCCCGCACTGGCGAAGATCCGTCAGTGTCTGGTGGACGATCTCGAAGGGTGGGAGGAACTGGTGAAGAACCGCGGCTTCCGGAAGCGGTTCGGCGACCTCGACACCGAGGGCATGCTCACGCGCCCGCCACGCGGCTTCACCGCCGAACATCCGGCGGCCACCTGGTTGCGTTACCAGTCCTTCACGGCCGGATGCCCGCTCACCGTGGACGAAGTGACCAGCCCCCGGCTTCCGCAGACCCTGGCCCGCCACTTCAGTGCCATGACACCTTTTGTGCGCTGGCTGAACGACGCGCTGGGGCTCGCGCCGTCCACCAGACGCTGA
- a CDS encoding VC0807 family protein, protein MSKSLKLTLDILIGAVAPVLILKYGTAPLGTLQAYLAAALVPVAWVLLDLFVITRRFNFITTYGGGSAIMRGALAFWYVDGALFAFKDSASYLLAFLVFGVSALIGTPVTRSIALQGLGPDTPEREQQMNRLLDEPTVQRAMKKSALLIGVTNIGAGIVNYMINYRMVLAPFNTPAFNDQVANVNAITRIVLVLPDMLALFFAFSLMYKAMYALLPAEQGTDPDAGEFWTLLKRREDAMTLVPLAENEGEDRIADAPARAARQAREEFGLS, encoded by the coding sequence ATGTCGAAGTCGCTCAAGCTCACGCTGGATATCCTCATCGGTGCCGTGGCACCGGTGCTCATCCTCAAGTACGGCACCGCCCCCCTGGGCACGCTGCAGGCGTATCTCGCCGCGGCGCTGGTGCCGGTGGCGTGGGTGCTGCTCGATCTGTTCGTCATCACGCGCCGCTTCAACTTCATCACCACCTACGGCGGCGGCTCGGCGATCATGCGCGGCGCGCTCGCCTTCTGGTATGTCGACGGCGCGCTCTTCGCATTCAAGGACAGCGCCAGCTATCTGCTGGCCTTTCTCGTCTTCGGGGTTTCGGCGCTCATCGGCACGCCCGTCACGCGATCGATTGCCCTGCAGGGTCTCGGTCCGGACACGCCCGAGCGTGAGCAGCAGATGAATCGTCTGCTCGACGAACCCACGGTGCAGCGGGCGATGAAGAAGTCCGCGTTGCTGATTGGTGTCACGAACATCGGCGCCGGCATCGTGAACTACATGATCAACTACCGCATGGTGCTGGCGCCGTTCAACACGCCGGCGTTCAACGATCAGGTGGCCAATGTCAACGCCATCACGCGCATCGTGCTCGTGCTGCCCGACATGCTCGCGCTGTTCTTCGCCTTCAGCCTGATGTACAAGGCCATGTATGCGTTGCTGCCGGCGGAGCAGGGCACCGATCCCGATGCCGGGGAGTTCTGGACGCTGCTCAAGCGCCGCGAAGACGCGATGACGCTCGTGCCCCTCGCCGAGAACGAAGGAGAAGATCGCATCGCCGATGCGCCCGCACGGGCGGCCCGTCAGGCCCGCGAAGAGTTCGGCCTGAGCTGA
- the cysM gene encoding cysteine synthase CysM, whose translation MSAQYATIDRTIGNTPLVQLQRLPRAAIAARGTVILGKLEGNNPGGSVKDRPVLSMIRGAESRGEIRPGDRLIEATSGNTGIALAMIAAMTGYRMTLLMPDNLSAERRASMRAYGAELILTPASKGGMEYARDVALEMQARGEGRVLDQFANPDNPRAHYETTGPEIWRDTGGRITHFVSAMGTTGTIMGVTRFLKEQRDDITIVGAQPAEGSQIAGIRKWSPAYQPKIYDPSRIDRIEQVTQADAESMARRLAAEEGVFCGPSAAGACVIALRVAAEVENATIVFIVCDRGDRYLSTGIFPG comes from the coding sequence ATGTCCGCGCAGTACGCGACCATCGATCGCACCATCGGCAACACGCCGCTCGTGCAATTGCAGCGTCTTCCCCGCGCGGCCATTGCCGCGCGGGGCACGGTGATCCTGGGCAAGCTCGAAGGCAACAATCCCGGCGGCTCGGTCAAGGATCGTCCCGTGCTGTCGATGATCCGCGGTGCGGAGTCGCGCGGCGAGATCCGTCCCGGTGACCGGCTCATCGAAGCCACGAGCGGCAACACCGGTATCGCGCTGGCGATGATCGCCGCCATGACCGGCTATCGCATGACGCTCCTCATGCCGGACAATCTGAGCGCCGAACGTCGGGCGTCCATGCGGGCTTATGGCGCCGAGCTGATTCTCACACCGGCGTCGAAGGGCGGCATGGAGTACGCCCGCGATGTCGCGCTCGAGATGCAGGCGCGTGGGGAAGGACGGGTGCTCGATCAGTTCGCGAATCCCGACAACCCGCGCGCGCACTACGAAACCACCGGCCCCGAAATCTGGCGCGACACCGGCGGACGTATCACGCACTTCGTGAGTGCGATGGGCACCACGGGCACGATCATGGGCGTGACGCGCTTTCTGAAAGAGCAGCGCGACGACATCACCATCGTCGGTGCGCAGCCCGCCGAGGGGTCGCAGATTGCCGGCATCCGCAAATGGTCGCCGGCCTATCAGCCGAAGATCTACGATCCGTCACGCATCGACCGCATCGAACAGGTCACGCAGGCCGACGCGGAATCGATGGCGCGTCGGCTCGCCGCCGAGGAGGGAGTCTTCTGTGGCCCCTCGGCGGCGGGCGCCTGTGTCATCGCGCTGCGGGTGGCCGCCGAGGTGGAGAACGCCACGATCGTGTTCATCGTGTGCGATCGTGGCGATCGGTATCTCAGCACCGGAATCTTTCCCGGCTGA
- a CDS encoding FecR domain-containing protein — MSIVLPTPDAALAARFAGGDENALATLYRQQYDGLLSAARHILGDNLAHYSGRVAHKAMLDAWEARSRFENPAALGAFLEEAVQQESDIQRRKHAALHHHGNTGSHVTVPDVEEAMRQLLAAIHAPKVDHATALAEARATKRAHAKAHVERVGGRPRWVLPVLGVIVVGAAIVLVQRWVNRAGADIAVDRAFKGEDVQTLTSGKGQRGTLTLRDGTKATMGSESVLRIPSEFATTQRTVLIEGTATFAVTPDTSAKALAFAVRAGNATVTAKGTNFTVRYYPPDSTVYVQVADGTVNIRDRVRGTQQDLKAGDALKMSADGTVSTLAGVERDVAMAWTRDSIVFDNTPLKAVVPELIRWFSLDAVLADSTIGDRPVSMRVALASSGDATKALTQAANLGITFGKNDRLEFRDASAVPAPAAGAKKKR, encoded by the coding sequence ATGTCCATCGTCCTTCCCACACCCGATGCCGCACTCGCGGCCCGCTTTGCCGGCGGTGATGAAAACGCGCTGGCCACCCTGTATCGACAACAGTACGACGGCCTGCTGAGTGCGGCACGCCACATTCTGGGCGACAACCTGGCCCACTACAGCGGACGGGTGGCGCACAAGGCCATGCTGGATGCCTGGGAAGCGCGCAGCCGATTCGAGAACCCCGCGGCGCTGGGTGCGTTCCTCGAAGAAGCCGTGCAGCAGGAGAGCGACATCCAGCGTCGCAAACACGCGGCCCTGCATCATCACGGCAACACGGGCTCGCATGTCACCGTGCCCGATGTCGAAGAGGCCATGCGTCAACTGCTGGCGGCCATTCACGCGCCCAAGGTCGACCACGCCACCGCACTCGCCGAAGCCCGCGCGACCAAGCGGGCCCACGCCAAAGCGCATGTGGAGCGTGTGGGTGGACGTCCGCGCTGGGTGTTGCCGGTGCTCGGTGTGATCGTGGTGGGCGCGGCGATCGTGCTGGTGCAGCGTTGGGTGAACCGCGCCGGCGCGGACATCGCGGTGGACCGGGCCTTCAAGGGTGAGGATGTGCAGACGCTCACCTCGGGGAAGGGACAACGGGGCACGTTGACGCTGCGTGATGGCACCAAGGCCACGATGGGCAGCGAATCGGTGCTGCGCATTCCGAGCGAGTTCGCCACGACCCAACGCACGGTGCTCATCGAAGGCACGGCCACGTTCGCGGTGACACCCGATACGTCGGCGAAGGCCCTCGCCTTTGCCGTGCGGGCGGGCAATGCCACGGTCACCGCGAAGGGCACGAACTTCACCGTGCGCTACTATCCGCCGGACTCCACCGTCTACGTGCAGGTGGCCGACGGCACGGTCAACATCCGCGATCGGGTACGTGGCACGCAGCAGGACCTCAAGGCCGGTGATGCGCTCAAGATGTCCGCCGACGGCACCGTGAGCACCCTCGCCGGCGTGGAGCGCGACGTGGCCATGGCCTGGACACGCGACAGCATCGTCTTCGACAACACCCCTCTCAAGGCGGTGGTGCCCGAACTCATTCGCTGGTTCAGTCTCGATGCCGTGCTGGCCGATTCGACGATCGGGGATCGTCCGGTCTCGATGCGGGTCGCGCTGGCCTCATCGGGTGATGCCACCAAGGCGCTGACCCAGGCGGCCAATCTGGGCATCACCTTCGGCAAGAACGATCGCCTCGAGTTCCGCGATGCCAGCGCGGTTCCGGCGCCTGCCGCGGGCGCGAAGAAGAAGCGGTAA
- a CDS encoding amidohydrolase, producing MHRSFFFPSGTVLPLLALLLVGLPHRAPAQSAVQAAPAGELARAIESRLPAVMPRVVTWRRDIHEHPELSGQETRTAALVAAHLRQLGLEVQTGVGGTGVVGVLRGGRPGPVVALRADMDGLPVTELVDLPFRSKVRTQWQGAEVGVMHACGHDNHVAILMGTAEVLAGMKATIPGTVKFIFQPAEEGLGGAAAMVKDGVLTNPAPNAIFGLHAWPMPVGSIGLRPGPQMSAAGNFTIIIKGKQTHGSQPWSGVDPIVVSSQVVLGLQTIASRQVNVAYLPSVITVGQITGGNRSNIIPDSVVMVGTLRTFDDAMRADIAARITRTAEDIARSAGATAIVKIDRGGLVQANDTSLTDHMLPTLRRTAGAGGLQIINPIMGSEDFPEFARTIPSVFFFLGVTPKGVDPATVAVNHSPLFFADEGALETGVRTMANLATDYLAGRR from the coding sequence ATGCATCGTTCGTTCTTCTTTCCGTCCGGCACGGTGCTGCCGCTGCTGGCTCTGTTGCTGGTTGGTCTGCCGCATCGTGCGCCGGCGCAGTCCGCCGTCCAGGCGGCACCAGCCGGGGAGCTCGCGCGCGCCATCGAAAGCCGTCTCCCGGCGGTCATGCCCAGGGTGGTCACGTGGCGCCGCGACATTCACGAACATCCCGAGCTGAGTGGACAGGAGACGCGCACGGCCGCGCTGGTGGCCGCCCATCTCCGGCAACTCGGACTCGAAGTGCAGACCGGGGTGGGCGGCACCGGCGTGGTCGGCGTACTGCGGGGCGGACGTCCCGGCCCGGTCGTGGCCCTGCGCGCCGACATGGATGGTCTGCCTGTCACCGAACTGGTGGACCTGCCGTTTCGCAGCAAGGTGCGCACGCAGTGGCAGGGCGCCGAAGTGGGCGTGATGCACGCCTGCGGTCACGACAATCACGTCGCCATTCTCATGGGCACCGCCGAAGTGCTGGCCGGCATGAAAGCCACGATTCCCGGAACGGTGAAGTTCATCTTCCAGCCCGCGGAGGAGGGGCTGGGGGGCGCGGCGGCCATGGTGAAGGACGGGGTGCTTACCAACCCGGCGCCCAACGCCATTTTTGGATTGCACGCCTGGCCCATGCCGGTGGGTAGCATCGGATTGCGCCCCGGTCCGCAGATGTCGGCCGCCGGCAATTTCACCATCATCATCAAGGGCAAGCAGACCCATGGGTCGCAGCCCTGGTCGGGGGTCGATCCGATCGTGGTGTCGTCGCAGGTCGTGCTCGGACTGCAGACCATCGCCAGCCGCCAGGTGAATGTGGCCTATCTGCCCTCGGTCATCACCGTGGGCCAGATCACCGGCGGCAATCGCAGCAACATCATCCCCGACAGCGTTGTCATGGTAGGGACGCTGCGCACGTTCGACGATGCCATGCGGGCCGACATCGCCGCGCGCATCACCCGCACGGCGGAGGACATCGCCCGATCGGCGGGCGCCACGGCCATCGTGAAAATCGATCGGGGTGGACTGGTGCAGGCCAACGACACGTCACTCACCGATCACATGCTGCCCACGCTGCGCCGTACGGCGGGCGCGGGTGGTCTGCAGATCATCAATCCCATCATGGGGTCCGAGGATTTCCCCGAGTTCGCGCGCACCATTCCGAGCGTGTTCTTCTTCCTCGGCGTGACGCCGAAGGGCGTCGATCCGGCCACGGTGGCGGTGAATCATTCCCCGCTCTTCTTTGCCGATGAAGGCGCGCTGGAAACCGGCGTGCGGACCATGGCCAATCTGGCAACCGACTATCTCGCGGGCAGACGATGA